The genomic window ATCTACGAATGGGAGGAGGATGCCGTCAGCATCGGCTACTTTCAGCCATGGGAGGAGGCTCCCGCGGGCAGGCCCTTCGTTCGTCGCTGGACCGGAGGGGGGCTCGTCGATCATGCGGCGGACCTGACCTACACCGTGATCGTCCCGCGCTCTCACCCTGTAGCCCATCTCTCGACCTTGGACGCGTACCGGCTCTTCCACGCGGCCGTTTGTCAGGCGCTGCTCTCGCTTGGATGTTCCGCCGAATTGGCCACGGAGAGCGACGGTGGTCCTTCGACCCGCTGCTTCGCCCGCCCGGTCCGTTTCGACGTGATGAGGGAGGGAAAGAAGGTTGCCGGAGGTGCCCAGAGGCGGACCCGCGAAGGGCTCCTTCATCAAGGCAGCATCCTTTGGCCCGAGGAGGCGGAACGCTCTCGAATCGCTGCTGCTCTCCCTTGGGGCCTCGCTTGCTCGATCGGGGCGCATCTTCTCTCGGACGAGCTTACCCCCGAGGAACTGCGGCTGGCCGCGCGGCTCGAGCGCGAGCGATACGCCACCGACTCGTGGAAT from Methylacidimicrobium sp. B4 includes these protein-coding regions:
- a CDS encoding biotin/lipoate A/B protein ligase family protein is translated as MTLPHASQEDDGAVRWRLLRHGPGRGAWNMAVDEALLRSSPHPLLRIYEWEEDAVSIGYFQPWEEAPAGRPFVRRWTGGGLVDHAADLTYTVIVPRSHPVAHLSTLDAYRLFHAAVCQALLSLGCSAELATESDGGPSTRCFARPVRFDVMREGKKVAGGAQRRTREGLLHQGSILWPEEAERSRIAAALPWGLACSIGAHLLSDELTPEELRLAARLERERYATDSWNRQW